The Deltaproteobacteria bacterium genome has a segment encoding these proteins:
- a CDS encoding haloacid dehalogenase-like hydrolase, translated as MMSKRMLTTVFAALITAAFLHLPLADAGEALPSWREGKAKQSIIDFVSQVARKGSPDFVAPEERVAVFDNDGTLWSERPIYFQLLFALDRVKALAPKHPEWKGKEPFASLLKGDVAAALAGGEKAILEIVMSTHAGMTTTAFEKIVKDWIATARHPKTGKRYTEMVFQPMLELLVFLRANGFKTFIVSGGGIEFMRPWAEAVYGIPPEQVVGSSIKTKFEMRADGPVLVRLPEVNFIDDKEGKPVGINAHIGRRPIAAFGNSDGDLQMLQWTTAGKAPRFGLLVHHTDAEREWAYDRKSHVGKLDKALDEAAVKGWTVVDMKQDWKVIYPPVN; from the coding sequence ATGATGTCAAAACGCATGCTGACTACGGTATTCGCGGCCCTGATTACTGCGGCCTTCCTCCATTTACCGCTGGCCGATGCGGGCGAGGCACTGCCTTCCTGGCGGGAAGGGAAAGCCAAGCAGTCGATTATCGATTTCGTGAGCCAGGTGGCGCGCAAGGGCTCACCCGATTTTGTAGCGCCGGAAGAGAGAGTTGCGGTGTTCGACAACGACGGCACGCTGTGGTCGGAGCGACCCATCTATTTCCAGTTGTTATTCGCCCTGGACCGGGTTAAGGCACTCGCCCCCAAGCACCCGGAATGGAAAGGCAAGGAGCCCTTTGCGTCGCTGCTCAAGGGCGACGTGGCGGCGGCGCTGGCCGGTGGTGAAAAGGCGATTCTCGAAATCGTCATGTCCACCCACGCCGGCATGACCACGACGGCGTTCGAGAAGATCGTCAAGGATTGGATCGCCACGGCCCGGCATCCCAAGACCGGCAAACGCTATACCGAGATGGTCTTCCAACCGATGCTGGAACTGCTGGTTTTTTTAAGGGCGAATGGCTTCAAGACGTTCATCGTATCGGGCGGCGGCATCGAGTTCATGCGGCCGTGGGCTGAAGCGGTTTACGGCATTCCGCCCGAACAGGTCGTCGGCAGCAGCATCAAGACCAAATTCGAGATGCGCGCCGATGGGCCGGTGCTCGTTCGATTGCCGGAGGTAAACTTCATCGATGACAAGGAGGGCAAACCCGTCGGCATCAACGCTCACATCGGGCGCCGTCCGATTGCCGCCTTCGGCAACTCGGACGGCGACCTGCAGATGCTTCAGTGGACCACCGCAGGAAAAGCGCCGCGATTCGGGCTTTTGGTCCACCACACCGATGCCGAGCGAGAATGGGCCTATGACCGCAAGTCACACGTCGGCAAGCTGGACAAGGCTCTTGACGAAGCCGCGGTCAAAGGCTGGACCGTTGTCGATATGAAGCAGGACTGGAAAGTCATCTATCCTCCGGTAAACTAG